The following proteins come from a genomic window of Gallalistipes aquisgranensis:
- a CDS encoding nucleoside permease yields the protein MNIKHRLIIMNFLQYFIWGSWLISLGAYLGGTLRFTGLQIGSFFATMGIASLFMPAVMGIIADRWIPAQKLLGICHIVGAAFLVAAAPQHEYGPLYGLILCSVMFYMPTIALSNSVAYNALEMKGYDTVKTFPPIRVWGTVGFICAMIAVDLLGFDSSAGQLYVAAAAALVLGAYSFTLPPCAVDRTPRRQSWVDSLGLRAFALFKERKMAIFFIFSMMLGMSLQITNAYANDYLTNFFGNDPLYKGTFGVEHANILISLSQASETLCILLIPFFLRRFGIKNVMLISMLAWVLRFGLLGAGNPGGGVWMLILSMIVYGVAFDFFNISGSLYVEKETDPSIRSSAQGVFMIMTNGFGAFVGSYAAGAVVDSFGWPDSWFVFAGYSLLVAVVFLLVFRYKHTPETAAAK from the coding sequence ATGAACATAAAACACCGTCTGATAATCATGAATTTCCTCCAGTATTTCATCTGGGGTTCATGGCTTATCTCGCTGGGAGCCTACCTGGGGGGAACGCTCCGCTTCACCGGGCTCCAGATCGGGAGCTTTTTCGCCACGATGGGAATCGCCTCCCTCTTCATGCCGGCCGTGATGGGCATCATCGCCGACCGGTGGATTCCGGCCCAGAAGCTGCTGGGCATCTGCCACATCGTCGGAGCGGCCTTTCTGGTGGCGGCCGCTCCGCAGCACGAGTACGGTCCGCTCTACGGGCTGATCCTGTGCAGCGTCATGTTCTACATGCCCACCATCGCCCTCTCCAACTCCGTGGCCTACAATGCCCTGGAGATGAAGGGATACGACACGGTGAAGACCTTTCCCCCGATCCGCGTGTGGGGCACCGTGGGCTTCATCTGCGCCATGATCGCGGTCGACCTGCTGGGATTCGACTCCTCGGCCGGCCAGCTTTACGTGGCGGCGGCGGCGGCCCTCGTGCTGGGCGCCTACTCCTTCACGCTGCCGCCGTGCGCCGTCGACCGCACCCCGCGCAGGCAGTCGTGGGTGGACTCCCTCGGCCTGCGGGCCTTCGCCTTGTTCAAAGAGCGCAAGATGGCGATCTTCTTCATCTTCTCGATGATGCTGGGCATGTCGCTCCAGATCACCAACGCCTACGCCAACGACTATCTGACCAACTTCTTCGGGAACGATCCGCTCTACAAAGGCACGTTCGGCGTGGAGCACGCCAACATCCTCATCTCCCTGTCGCAGGCCTCGGAGACGCTCTGCATCCTGCTGATCCCCTTCTTCCTGCGCCGGTTCGGCATCAAGAACGTCATGCTCATCAGCATGCTGGCCTGGGTGCTCCGGTTCGGACTGCTCGGGGCCGGCAATCCGGGCGGCGGTGTCTGGATGCTGATCCTCTCGATGATCGTCTACGGAGTGGCCTTCGACTTTTTCAACATTTCGGGCTCCCTCTACGTGGAGAAGGAGACCGATCCCTCGATCCGTTCGAGCGCGCAGGGCGTCTTCATGATCATGACCAACGGTTTCGGCGCCTTCGTGGGCTCCTATGCGGCCGGCGCGGTGGTGGACAGCTTCGGCTGGCCCGACTCGTGGTTCGTCTTCGCGGGTTACTCGCTGCTGGTGGCCGTCGTCTTCCTGCTGGTCTTCCGCTACAAGCACACACCCGAAACCGCCGCGGCGAAATGA
- a CDS encoding Gfo/Idh/MocA family protein — translation MKKNVLSRREFLKECGLLAGATAVATSFPWMTALSEENQKATDGEKLRVAVIGPGSRGRYHLNFLVRNPKVEVTWLCDVYQPSLDKALAIAPGAKTCKDYREVLDDPEVDAIYVVTPLDTHKQITVDAFEAGKHVFCEKSLSHNCADALEMYNAHLRTGKVFFVGQQRLYDPYYLEAIRMIEEGMFGPIEGIKTFWYRNADWRREVPSPELERLINWRLYREHSCGLMTELACHQVQLGTWIYKDIPETIMGSGAITFWKDGREVEDNVNVIYTYKDGRRVSFESIISNKFYGLEEQIMGHLGTVEPEKGKYYFEQTPPMPGFLRMINDLEKDIYGDLSFAGPSWDPEIARQNHGEFILGRKRPPRNDGSGYLNDAFVEASLTGKQPPMVAEEGYYATIMSLLGQQAIDEKRIIAFPEEFKIDYNYR, via the coding sequence ATGAAAAAGAACGTTCTTTCTCGCCGGGAATTCCTGAAAGAGTGCGGTCTGCTGGCCGGAGCGACGGCCGTCGCCACCTCTTTTCCGTGGATGACGGCCCTTTCCGAAGAGAACCAGAAGGCTACGGACGGTGAAAAACTGCGCGTGGCCGTCATCGGACCCGGCTCCCGGGGCCGTTATCATCTGAATTTCCTGGTACGCAATCCCAAAGTGGAGGTGACGTGGCTCTGCGACGTCTACCAGCCCAGTCTGGACAAGGCTTTGGCAATCGCTCCCGGGGCCAAGACCTGCAAGGATTACCGCGAGGTGCTGGACGATCCCGAGGTGGACGCCATCTACGTGGTCACCCCGCTCGATACCCACAAGCAGATCACCGTCGACGCTTTCGAGGCCGGCAAGCACGTCTTCTGCGAGAAGTCGCTCTCGCACAACTGCGCCGATGCGCTCGAGATGTACAACGCCCACCTGCGTACCGGCAAGGTCTTCTTCGTCGGCCAGCAGCGCCTCTACGATCCCTACTATCTGGAGGCGATCCGGATGATCGAGGAGGGGATGTTCGGTCCCATCGAGGGGATCAAGACCTTCTGGTACCGCAATGCGGACTGGCGCCGCGAGGTGCCTTCGCCCGAACTGGAGCGGCTCATCAACTGGCGGCTCTACCGCGAACACTCCTGCGGGCTGATGACCGAGCTGGCATGCCACCAGGTGCAGCTGGGCACATGGATTTACAAGGATATTCCCGAAACGATCATGGGCTCCGGGGCCATCACCTTCTGGAAGGACGGCCGCGAGGTGGAGGACAACGTGAACGTGATCTACACCTACAAGGACGGGCGCCGGGTGAGCTTCGAGTCGATCATCTCGAACAAGTTCTACGGGCTCGAAGAGCAGATCATGGGCCATCTGGGTACGGTGGAGCCCGAAAAGGGAAAATACTATTTCGAACAGACGCCCCCCATGCCGGGCTTCCTGCGCATGATCAACGACCTGGAGAAGGATATCTACGGCGATCTTTCGTTCGCCGGGCCGAGCTGGGACCCCGAGATCGCGCGGCAGAACCACGGCGAGTTCATTCTGGGTCGCAAGCGTCCGCCCCGCAACGACGGTTCGGGTTACCTGAACGACGCCTTCGTAGAGGCCTCCCTCACCGGAAAGCAGCCGCCTATGGTGGCCGAAGAGGGCTACTACGCCACGATCATGTCGCTGCTGGGCCAGCAGGCCATCGACGAAAAGCGGATCATCGCCTTCCCCGAAGAGTTTAAGATAGATTACAATTACAGGTAG
- a CDS encoding TonB-dependent receptor, whose product MKKIVSLLFSVLLFSLASAQVTTSSFSGRVTDAAGAPLVGAAVIAVHTPSGTEYGTVTDAKGNFRIMNVRPGGPYTVTFRLLGYKTFAEKDIRVPLGDNYVLRPSLPEETTNIDAVQVSWGKNPIMNADRSGTATNVNSRQLATLPSITRSINDFTRLSPQAGHDNSFAGRDGRYNNITVDGAAFNNSFGLSTANNMPGGDSQPISLDAIQEVTVNVSPFDVRQSGFTGAGVNAVTRSGDNDYQGSVYTYFRPRSFTGENVRGEVVPGAKTTMYKTVGMRAGGPIVRNKLFFFVNGEVGSEATQGIRWRPSQKNTAGPGQGDAGSYVSRTSTYDLERVKNHLLSTYGYDPGSYTDFPNFAVDDYRIMARLDWNIDDRNQLMVRYNMVNSVSDQTASGSMPTGLGSSASRYSVNAFNFSNANYGFLNRVHSLTGEWNSQFSSRVSNKLLVTWMNNKSVRTSPSAEFPFVDILEGGTQYMSFGYELFSYNNGVTNKSFTVTDNVTVALGDHTLTAGASFERQYFLNSYIREGLSYYRYNSVDDFLNDARPAAFALTYPFAGEDAIRGTELTFGMASAYVQDEWQINPRFKLTAGLRFEMPFCFNELGKDTQIEGVGYVRDLAFDRGEKYDLGTWPKSRLMVSPRIGFNWDVKGDRSWQVRGGTGVFTGFVPFVWYTNQPQGAGYIQAAETAWNSAAVPDDMRFEPDYRKQLSKYSSLLPNDRRGVIGRGGSLSKVADDFRLPQVWRTTVATDIQLPWNTVLTVEAIYSKDINAVMMRNANLSSQTYGHFTGPDNRPVWWQGNGNWIDGGDAPSQARRTVQPSVNSMTVMENTRLGRQFLATVQLTKSFSNGFSGMVSYTYNNSRDVGVNAGSNGNSAWRSNVAVNNLNYPGLSYSMFSVPHRVNGYVSYAIQYAKKHLSTTVSLYYTGSHTARLSYIYSNDLNGDGQACDLIYVPRDASEIRFVDVVKDGRVTYSAQDQAADFFAYVEGNGYLKKRKGQYAERGGALAPWLNRFDVKIVQDIAARFGTGKRYTLQLTADILNVGNLLCSDWGIYYANGLRDYDNIMPLTYRGVDASKTPTFTLNASDRESFRKKAGWNGQLSTSSTWGCQLGVRLIF is encoded by the coding sequence ATGAAAAAAATCGTCTCTTTGTTGTTTTCCGTGCTGTTGTTTTCGCTGGCTTCGGCACAGGTGACGACGTCCAGTTTCAGCGGAAGAGTAACGGACGCTGCGGGTGCCCCCCTGGTCGGTGCGGCCGTGATCGCCGTGCACACCCCTTCGGGTACGGAGTACGGTACGGTGACCGACGCCAAGGGAAATTTCCGCATCATGAATGTCCGTCCCGGCGGTCCCTACACCGTCACGTTCCGCCTGCTCGGCTACAAGACCTTCGCGGAGAAGGATATCCGGGTCCCGCTGGGGGACAATTACGTGCTGCGCCCCTCCCTTCCGGAAGAGACGACCAATATTGATGCCGTACAGGTCTCGTGGGGCAAAAATCCGATCATGAACGCCGACCGGAGTGGAACGGCCACCAACGTCAACAGCCGCCAGTTGGCGACCCTGCCCTCCATCACGCGGAGCATCAACGATTTCACCCGGCTTTCGCCGCAAGCCGGCCACGACAACTCCTTCGCTGGACGTGACGGCCGCTACAACAATATCACGGTGGACGGCGCCGCCTTCAACAACAGTTTCGGTCTGAGCACGGCCAACAACATGCCGGGCGGCGACTCGCAGCCCATCTCGCTGGACGCCATCCAGGAGGTGACGGTCAATGTCTCCCCGTTCGACGTGCGCCAGTCCGGTTTCACGGGGGCCGGCGTGAATGCCGTGACCCGGAGCGGCGACAACGATTACCAGGGATCGGTCTACACCTATTTCCGCCCCAGGTCCTTCACGGGCGAGAACGTGCGCGGCGAGGTGGTGCCGGGCGCCAAGACCACCATGTACAAGACCGTGGGCATGCGTGCCGGAGGGCCCATCGTGCGTAACAAACTCTTCTTCTTCGTGAACGGCGAAGTGGGCAGCGAGGCCACGCAGGGCATCCGGTGGCGTCCTTCGCAGAAGAACACGGCCGGTCCCGGACAGGGCGATGCCGGCAGCTACGTTTCGCGCACTTCGACCTACGATCTGGAGCGGGTGAAAAACCACCTGCTCTCCACCTACGGTTACGATCCGGGTTCGTACACCGATTTCCCGAACTTCGCCGTGGACGACTATCGGATCATGGCGCGTCTGGACTGGAACATCGACGACCGGAACCAGCTGATGGTACGCTACAACATGGTGAATTCCGTCTCCGACCAGACGGCCAGCGGCTCGATGCCCACGGGGCTGGGTTCGTCGGCCAGCCGGTACAGCGTGAATGCCTTCAACTTCTCCAATGCCAACTACGGTTTCCTGAACCGGGTGCACTCGCTCACGGGAGAGTGGAACAGCCAGTTCTCGTCGCGGGTTTCCAACAAACTGCTGGTCACGTGGATGAACAACAAGTCGGTGCGGACGAGCCCCAGCGCCGAGTTTCCCTTCGTGGACATTCTGGAGGGCGGCACGCAGTACATGTCGTTCGGTTACGAACTGTTCTCCTATAACAACGGGGTGACTAACAAGTCCTTCACGGTGACCGACAACGTGACCGTGGCGCTGGGTGACCACACCCTCACGGCAGGTGCTTCGTTCGAACGCCAGTATTTCCTGAACTCCTATATCCGCGAGGGCCTGAGCTACTACCGCTACAATTCGGTGGACGATTTCCTGAACGACGCCAGACCGGCCGCCTTCGCGCTGACCTATCCTTTCGCCGGCGAGGACGCCATCCGGGGCACGGAGCTGACCTTCGGCATGGCCAGCGCCTACGTGCAGGACGAGTGGCAGATCAATCCCAGGTTCAAGCTGACGGCGGGTCTCCGGTTCGAGATGCCTTTCTGTTTCAACGAGCTGGGCAAGGATACGCAGATCGAAGGGGTGGGATACGTGAGGGACCTCGCTTTCGACCGGGGCGAGAAGTACGACCTGGGTACGTGGCCGAAGAGCCGTCTGATGGTATCGCCCCGCATCGGTTTCAACTGGGACGTGAAGGGCGACCGCAGCTGGCAGGTGCGCGGCGGAACGGGGGTCTTCACCGGGTTCGTGCCTTTCGTGTGGTACACAAACCAGCCGCAGGGTGCCGGATACATCCAGGCGGCCGAGACGGCGTGGAACAGCGCGGCGGTACCCGACGACATGCGTTTCGAGCCCGATTACCGCAAGCAGCTTTCGAAATACTCGAGCCTGCTGCCCAACGACCGGCGCGGCGTGATCGGGAGGGGCGGGAGCCTGAGCAAGGTGGCCGACGATTTCAGACTGCCGCAGGTGTGGCGTACGACGGTGGCTACCGACATCCAGCTGCCGTGGAACACGGTGCTCACCGTGGAGGCGATCTACTCGAAAGACATCAATGCCGTGATGATGCGCAACGCCAACCTCTCTTCGCAGACCTACGGCCATTTCACGGGGCCCGACAACCGCCCCGTGTGGTGGCAGGGGAACGGCAACTGGATCGACGGCGGGGATGCGCCTTCTCAGGCACGGCGCACGGTGCAGCCCTCCGTCAATTCGATGACGGTGATGGAGAACACGCGGCTGGGACGTCAGTTCCTCGCCACCGTACAGCTCACCAAGAGCTTCTCGAACGGCTTTTCGGGCATGGTCTCCTATACCTATAACAATTCGAGGGACGTGGGCGTCAATGCCGGTTCGAACGGCAATTCGGCCTGGCGGTCGAACGTCGCGGTCAACAACCTGAACTATCCGGGGCTCTCCTACTCCATGTTCTCGGTGCCCCACCGTGTCAACGGTTACGTGTCGTATGCGATCCAGTACGCCAAGAAACACCTTTCCACGACCGTTTCGCTCTACTACACCGGTTCGCACACGGCCCGTCTCTCCTATATCTATTCGAACGACCTGAACGGCGACGGGCAGGCCTGCGACCTGATCTACGTGCCGCGCGACGCGAGCGAAATCCGTTTCGTGGACGTGGTGAAGGACGGTCGGGTGACCTATTCGGCGCAGGACCAGGCGGCCGACTTCTTCGCCTATGTGGAGGGCAACGGGTATCTGAAAAAACGCAAAGGGCAGTACGCCGAGCGGGGCGGGGCGCTGGCTCCGTGGCTCAACCGCTTCGACGTGAAGATCGTGCAGGACATCGCCGCCCGTTTCGGAACCGGCAAGCGCTACACGCTGCAGTTGACCGCCGACATTCTGAACGTGGGCAACCTTCTCTGTTCGGACTGGGGCATCTATTACGCCAACGGCCTGCGCGACTACGACAACATCATGCCCCTTACCTACCGGGGCGTGGACGCTTCGAAGACCCCGACCTTCACGCTCAATGCCTCCGACCGGGAGAGTTTCCGCAAGAAAGCCGGCTGGAACGGCCAGCTCTCCACGAGCAGTACGTGGGGCTGCCAGTTGGGTGTGCGGCTGATTTTCTGA